CACTTATACCATCCACATCCATCCAGTATCCATAGGTTAGATATGTACAGTGATTTTAACTTGAAAGAGAGAACAGCATCATCTCTGTATAGCTGCAAACGAGGTTCCATCTTGGAAGACCTTAACTACTAGATTTGTGCACATGAAATTCTCACAGGGAATATGCCCTTAGGTCTATCAGTCAGCCACCTTAAGTTCCAACAGCCATATGTCTATTGGCTTGATAGTTCTGTTGTTAGTGTTTAAATATGTCAATGTTCAGTATCTGCaaatcatttattttattctaCGGGTATGTACACCAGTAAATGTTCACGTATCGCGCATGCACCAAAATAAAAGGTTTTATCATGAGATAGGTGAACTATAGATTGTTATCAGGTCTTGTATTATCTCCTAGCCATCCTCGTAAAAGAGTAACTAAGAAGCAAGAAAGCAACAATATTCAGAAATAAAAAGGCTAAAATAGTACTTGCACAACATGCTGCAATAAGTATCATGCAAGCTATGTATACACTGGGTTGCATGTgtaatcttctatatctaagtagaagcaacccactacttgattttctctaaacatgcaagcatgccacatcatcacatattaatttgttcacacctatttagtgcaAAACGCAtacttttgcacatgcatgcatgttacttgcATCAAGCTATTCCCACTAAGTGAAGAATGTACcattttattatatgttttcaattttgaatactctttatgttaactaaaaatttccgcaacaacgtgcggggcatcatctagtaaCATCAACATGAGAAATCGGTACAAATACGTCAGTACTAGTTTAGAGGTACCAAATAAGAACACATACATACATAGGTAACTTATTAGGAGCTTATATATGTTCGTGAAGTTGAAACTACTGTGCATACTCGCcggaatttatttatttacattATGCAGTTTGAATATGGCTGGATGGGCCAGATAAGAAATTTATCCAGAGAAAATGCATTTCCATTGTCATTTATTTATAAGCGAATACACCTGCATCACTAATCACTGTGCTGGAAAATAACGCTTAAAGCCAAAATAGTCCAGCACTGTTCCCCAGTTATGTTTTAAGAACAGATGATATACAATGTTCGGGTAAAGGGACAAATATGAGATCAAACGTGGAATAGGAACTTCTGATAATGGCCACTATGAGGATAAGTAGTGAAGTACCTTTAGAGAGTCTCTATGTAAGTTTTCTTTCTGTTCAGTTGCTTCATTCTCTGGGATGGAATCCAGCTTTAGTTTCATTTGGGATTTCCTCCGTGATATAAACTGGATAGTCTTTGTTAATATAATAGGTGTGCCACTGAAAGTGCCAGCAACATAAACCTCGACCACAGGGTGTACAGAATCCGGGCCTGTGGACATCTTCCCCTTCAAGAAACCACTAGAAGATGCTGATGATTGGCACTTTATATTCCAGTTCCTGCTGCTGTTCTTCGATTCCCCAACCACTCCATTGGCATTGCATAACTCTAGGTCTCCAGTGAGCAAGAGATCATTCTTATCAAACACCTGAAACCGCACGCTCCCTGTCATCCTTATACTATCTGTGCTCACATACGTAGCTTCCTCTGTCTTCGTGTCGATCCTATCCCTTCTGAGGGACGACGAGATGAACTCAGTGTGCATGCTGCTCCGCCGTCCATTGACCTCGATAACTGTATCAGGAGATAGCGGGATGTGGTTGAGCGTGAGACGCTCCGGTGCAGACTCGTCCACCACGCAATTGCTGACCCTTACATAGAACACCTTCAAGTCAAGCCAAGGTGAAGACCTTGACGCGTAAAGCGGGTGCATGATGATCTTCCTAGCAGCCTCAAAAGCCATCCCATCGCCCATCTTATACAATCAAATGAATAGATCTTTATCGCGCTGACTCAGTATGCGAAAACAGGCAAACTACACCACCATAATAGTCCCAGTTCCACTATCTGCAAGAGAAAAAATTTGGTTAGAGGAAATCCAAGAGATGCCCCAAACAACTCTCCGTAGTTATATTTAGGGGTTTTGGTAAAAAAACAATGAAGAAAAGCTCTCCAATAGCTTCCCTATCCCGTTCCCCAAATCGCATACAAGGACCCGGTAGGgcaccttgatttttgcctcaatTACGAATTGGcgaagattaaggagatgaacggggagctaaagggcgggatctgttcgtggggtgacgggaggagaaacggtcgggagcgagagaatcgaaggggagatagatacctgcggtggaggcggtcgcatgaggaggaagacgagcgacggagcgagggggctggggtGCTGCTCGGCAGCgcgatggggagggagggaggggtggcggcgctcgctcgaagaggaagacgagcgacggggTTGGGGGCGCCGTTGCACGCCCTGCCAGCCGTTGCGCCGCCGCTACTTGATGACGGGAATAGAGACGTCGGGCTCTACGGCGGTCTGCCGCCCAGCGAGCTTGGTGGAGGGGAACGGAAGGTAGTGCCCAGCGGCCAGCGCTGCCCAGGCGGAGGGGAACGGAGATATTTTCGAGCCGCCTTGGGTCGGAAttggagaggaaggagaagaggaacgGAAGGTAGTGCGCGCTACGGGACGTTGGAGAGTAACCTGCCTTTTGACTTTTGGTTTATAAGGCTCATCAAAAtagttgattttgattttgactTTTTGTTTACCATCGTCTAACAGTATCAAGTTAAATATCAAAAGCCAAAGCCAAAACCGAAAGCACCtaatttgatatttttgtggcttataagGCAAAAGTCAGAAAACAGTTTTaaacccaaccaaacagggcctatAAATTTTAGGTCAGGATTAGAAAGAAAACAGGCTAATATTACATTTATTTTAGACTATATATTTTTGGGGTTCAATATTCTCATTTTAAATAAAATCATACAATTTCTAATTTGTGTGTATAAATATATGACAAGGATATGTCAATTTTGGCTCCATTAATGTGACATTCTTTTTGTAGGACATGTTCAGATTGGTTAAGACAAAGCGTTTAATCAacaaatatactccctctgcaTCCCTATCTTAACTAATCAAAATATGTCATACACTTTGCCACGGATGTGAGAGAGTACTATTGAGCTTTTTTTGGATGTTGGTCCGTGGAATTTTAAAGTTGGATTTTACCAACTGTTGCCCAAAAAGAAGCATTTTTAGAGACCTGAatctttttttcaagaatgcgACCCAGCGGACGCATCATCGATTAAAGAAGGAGGTGGCCAGAAAGCCAGTTACAACATCACGGAGTGGCCAAGAGGCCAAGACGGCCGTACAACGTCAAAAGGCTACACGATACAAACACAACGCCACACGAATTACAACACACCACACAACAACAACGATAAAGACTTGCCTTGTATCGTCTCCCGACAAGAATGGCGAGGGGGCGATACACTGAGCTTCAAAACCGCGTCACAACCAAAGAGGGAAACTTCCCGAgaccaactccaactccgggAAGGCACAAGCCAA
This is a stretch of genomic DNA from Brachypodium distachyon strain Bd21 chromosome 1, Brachypodium_distachyon_v3.0, whole genome shotgun sequence. It encodes these proteins:
- the LOC100843908 gene encoding uncharacterized protein At1g01500 — translated: MGDGMAFEAARKIIMHPLYASRSSPWLDLKVFYVRVSNCVVDESAPERLTLNHIPLSPDTVIEVNGRRSSMHTEFISSSLRRDRIDTKTEEATYVSTDSIRMTGSVRFQVFDKNDLLLTGDLELCNANGVVGESKNSSRNWNIKCQSSASSSGFLKGKMSTGPDSVHPVVEVYVAGTFSGTPIILTKTIQFISRRKSQMKLKLDSIPENEATEQKENLHRDSLKVSEFQDPKSDTDVDVDYNSLYSRHDFLEGEDGELSWFNAGVRVGVGIGLGICVGVGLGVGLLVRTYQSTSRNFRRRLP